A DNA window from Massilia putida contains the following coding sequences:
- the serS gene encoding serine--tRNA ligase, translated as MIDIQLLRKDIDNVAARLASRKFQLDVAGFNALEAERKDIQTRTEELQGKRNSLSKQIGMLKGKGEDTSAVMAEVAGIGDELKANETALAQVQEKLAQFMAAIPNLPHPSTPVGQDESGNVEVRKVGTPRAFDFEVKDHVDIGGPLGLDFDTATKLTGSRFAVMKGGIARLHRALAQYMLDTHTGQHGYTECYTPYMVNADSLRGTGQLPKFEEDLFAVKKGGAEGEGENFYLIPTSEVSLTNMVRDEIVAAESLPIKITAHTPCFRSEAGSYGRDTRGMIRQHQFDKVELVQIAHPEQSYDALEEMVGQAETILKNLGLPYRVMQLCTGDMGFSAAKTYDLEVWLPAQNTYREISSLSNCEDFQARRMQARFRNAKGKPELLHTLNGSGLAVGRTLVAVLENYQQADGSVVVPEVLRPYMGGVDRLAPAA; from the coding sequence ATGATAGACATCCAACTCCTCCGCAAAGACATCGACAACGTCGCCGCGCGTCTCGCGAGCCGCAAGTTCCAGCTCGACGTCGCCGGATTCAACGCCCTCGAAGCCGAGCGCAAGGACATCCAGACGCGTACCGAGGAATTGCAGGGCAAGCGCAACTCGCTGTCCAAGCAGATCGGCATGCTGAAAGGCAAGGGCGAAGACACGAGCGCCGTGATGGCCGAAGTGGCCGGCATCGGCGACGAGCTGAAGGCCAACGAAACGGCGCTGGCCCAGGTGCAGGAGAAGCTGGCGCAGTTCATGGCCGCGATCCCGAACCTGCCGCACCCGTCCACGCCGGTGGGGCAGGACGAGTCGGGCAACGTCGAAGTGCGCAAGGTCGGCACGCCGCGCGCCTTCGATTTCGAAGTGAAGGACCACGTCGACATCGGCGGCCCGCTGGGCCTCGATTTCGACACCGCGACCAAGCTGACGGGCTCGCGCTTCGCCGTGATGAAAGGCGGCATCGCCCGCCTGCACCGCGCGCTGGCCCAGTACATGCTGGACACGCACACGGGCCAGCACGGCTACACGGAGTGCTACACGCCGTACATGGTGAACGCGGATTCGCTGCGCGGCACGGGCCAGCTGCCGAAGTTCGAGGAAGACCTGTTCGCCGTGAAAAAGGGCGGCGCGGAAGGCGAGGGCGAAAACTTCTACCTGATCCCGACGTCGGAAGTGTCGCTGACGAACATGGTGCGCGACGAGATCGTGGCGGCCGAATCGCTGCCGATCAAGATCACGGCGCACACCCCGTGCTTCCGCTCGGAGGCGGGCAGCTACGGCCGCGACACCCGCGGCATGATCCGGCAGCACCAGTTCGACAAGGTCGAGCTCGTGCAGATCGCGCACCCGGAACAGTCGTACGACGCACTGGAAGAGATGGTCGGCCAGGCCGAGACGATCCTGAAAAACCTGGGCCTGCCATACCGCGTGATGCAACTGTGCACGGGCGATATGGGCTTTTCCGCCGCAAAAACCTACGACCTGGAAGTGTGGCTGCCGGCACAGAACACGTACCGCGAGATCTCGTCGCTGTCGAACTGCGAAGATTTCCAGGCCCGCCGCATGCAGGCCCGCTTCCGCAACGCCAAGGGCAAGCCGGAACTGCTGCACACGCTGAACGGCTCCGGCCTGGCCGTGGGCCGCACCTTGGTGGCCGTGCTGGAGAACTACCAGCAGGCGGACGGCAGCGTCGTCGTGCCGGAAGTGCTGCGTCCTTACATGGGCGGGGTGGACCGGCTGGCACCGGCTGCTTGA
- a CDS encoding glycoside hydrolase family 5 protein — protein sequence MKALTMLCAPLLATLLAACGGSGGGVAPSAAAPIAATQPPASTPAPAPAPAPAPAPAPAPAPSPYPSYNTSPLPADMTGMSHNAQQIAASIRIGFNIGNTMEATGGETAWGNPLISNALIQAVKNAGFNAIRLPVAWDQYADQKTGQISAAWLNRVKQVVQYCVDNDMVVLVNIHWDGGWLEKNVTPDKKDAVNAKQKAYWEQIATALRDFDEHVMFASANEPDTKDATGVAVLMSYHQTFVDAVRSTGGRNAYRVLVVQGPQTNIDLTVKLMPTLPADKVAGRLMAEIHFYDPYNFALMAKDESWGNQAYYWGAGNHSTTDTAHNPTWGEEDYVDAQFASLKQQFVDKGIPVVLGEFAAMRRTNLTGDALALHLRSRNYYHTYVVKKAVANGVPPFFWDIGAPDDQSGSIFDRRTTLVRGQQTLDALMAGLTAK from the coding sequence ATGAAAGCCCTGACCATGCTGTGCGCCCCGTTGCTCGCGACATTGCTCGCGGCATGCGGCGGCAGCGGCGGCGGTGTCGCGCCGTCCGCCGCGGCACCGATTGCAGCCACGCAGCCGCCTGCATCGACTCCCGCACCCGCACCCGCACCCGCACCCGCACCCGCACCCGCACCCGCACCGGCCCCGAGCCCCTACCCGAGCTACAACACGAGTCCCCTCCCGGCCGACATGACGGGCATGTCGCACAACGCCCAGCAGATCGCGGCCTCGATCCGCATCGGCTTCAACATCGGTAACACGATGGAGGCGACCGGCGGCGAAACGGCGTGGGGCAATCCGCTGATCTCGAACGCGCTGATCCAGGCCGTCAAGAACGCCGGCTTCAATGCGATCCGCTTGCCCGTGGCGTGGGACCAGTATGCGGACCAGAAGACGGGGCAAATCAGCGCCGCCTGGCTCAACCGCGTGAAGCAGGTGGTCCAGTACTGCGTGGACAACGACATGGTCGTCCTCGTCAACATCCACTGGGACGGCGGCTGGCTGGAAAAGAACGTCACGCCCGACAAGAAGGATGCCGTGAATGCCAAGCAAAAGGCGTACTGGGAACAGATCGCGACGGCGCTGCGCGATTTCGACGAGCACGTGATGTTCGCCAGCGCCAACGAACCGGACACGAAGGACGCGACGGGCGTCGCGGTCCTGATGAGCTATCACCAGACGTTCGTCGACGCCGTGCGCTCCACCGGCGGCAGGAACGCTTACCGGGTGCTGGTCGTGCAGGGGCCCCAGACCAACATCGACCTGACGGTCAAGTTGATGCCCACGCTGCCGGCCGACAAGGTGGCGGGCCGGCTGATGGCCGAGATCCACTTCTACGACCCGTACAATTTCGCGCTGATGGCAAAAGACGAAAGCTGGGGCAACCAGGCGTATTACTGGGGCGCGGGCAATCACTCGACGACGGACACGGCCCACAACCCGACGTGGGGCGAGGAAGACTACGTCGATGCGCAATTCGCCAGCCTGAAACAGCAATTCGTCGACAAGGGCATCCCCGTCGTGCTCGGCGAATTCGCCGCCATGCGCCGTACGAACCTGACCGGCGACGCCCTGGCGCTGCACCTCAGATCGCGCAATTATTACCACACGTACGTCGTCAAGAAGGCCGTGGCGAACGGCGTGCCGCCGTTCTTCTGGGACATCGGCGCGCCGGACGACCAGTCGGGCAGCATCTTCGACCGCAGGACGACGCTCGTGCGGGGGCAGCAGACGCTGGATGCGCTGATGGCGGGCCTGACAGCGAAATAA
- a CDS encoding methyltransferase: protein MTSTAAPFANHDALAALGSSLQAAGYRFVTVTPATHRRVNNRPENAWAHDLRGVFGWSRPFRAGVLPDAIDGQLRAAGLAAPADADGWRALVRASTIGDRLYFHSAWPTSDEDAVFFGPDTYRYTAALRRVLGLHGSLRRPVRRAVDIGAGAGPGAIELALRCRDATVYASDINPAALALAEVNANLNGAHNVVPCHSDLLDGVDGAFDLILSNPPYILDPHALTYRHGGGQHGAELSIRIVHAALDRLQPGGSLLLYTGVAIVDGADPFLAAIRDRLDADADAWSYEELDPDIFGGQLDCDGYERVERIAAVWLHAVRRG from the coding sequence ATGACCTCGACCGCCGCCCCCTTCGCCAACCACGACGCGCTGGCCGCGCTCGGCAGCAGTCTACAAGCCGCCGGCTACCGTTTCGTGACCGTGACGCCGGCCACGCACCGGCGCGTGAACAACCGCCCGGAGAACGCCTGGGCGCACGACCTGCGGGGCGTGTTCGGCTGGAGCCGGCCGTTCCGCGCCGGCGTGCTGCCGGACGCGATCGACGGCCAGCTGCGCGCGGCCGGCCTGGCGGCACCGGCCGACGCCGACGGCTGGCGCGCGCTCGTGCGGGCCTCGACGATCGGTGATCGCCTGTATTTTCACTCGGCCTGGCCCACGTCCGACGAGGACGCCGTGTTCTTCGGCCCCGATACCTACCGCTACACGGCCGCGCTGCGGCGCGTGCTCGGCCTGCACGGCAGCCTGCGCCGGCCCGTGCGGCGCGCGGTCGACATCGGCGCCGGCGCCGGACCGGGCGCGATCGAACTGGCGCTGCGTTGCCGCGACGCGACCGTCTACGCGAGCGACATCAACCCGGCCGCACTGGCGCTGGCCGAGGTCAACGCGAACCTGAACGGCGCGCACAACGTCGTGCCCTGCCACAGCGACCTGCTGGACGGCGTCGACGGCGCCTTCGACCTCATCCTGTCGAACCCGCCCTACATCCTCGACCCGCACGCGCTGACGTACCGCCACGGCGGCGGACAACACGGCGCCGAACTGTCGATCCGCATCGTGCACGCGGCGCTGGACCGGCTGCAGCCCGGCGGCAGCCTGCTGCTGTACACGGGCGTGGCCATCGTCGACGGGGCCGATCCGTTCCTCGCCGCCATCCGCGACCGCCTCGATGCCGACGCGGACGCGTGGTCGTACGAGGAGCTCGATCCGGACATCTTCGGCGGGCAGCTGGACTGCGACGGCTACGAACGCGTGGAGCGCATCGCGGCGGTGTGGCTGCACGCCGTCAGGCGCGGTTGA
- the ypfJ gene encoding KPN_02809 family neutral zinc metallopeptidase gives MRWEGDRQSDNIEDRRGDGDGGGGFSFGGGTVGIGTIVIALVGSWFFGVSPSTILNLLSGGGSPAQVQQAPSHPPANDRETQFVRTVLGYTEDTWTQIFRANGATYTPPHLVLYTGRTGTGGCGVGQAAVGPFYCPADRKVYLDLDFFRMMQQRFKVGGEFTQAYVIAHEVGHHVQNLLGISGKVDSARRHLSETEANAASVRLELQADCFAGVWAYHTNQAKQIIEQGDVESALNAASAIGDDALQRQSRGVVVPDSFTHGTSAQRVRWFTRGLQTGSVQQCNTFEARQL, from the coding sequence ATGCGTTGGGAAGGCGATCGACAGAGCGACAACATCGAGGACCGCCGCGGCGACGGCGACGGTGGCGGCGGATTCAGCTTCGGCGGCGGGACCGTCGGCATCGGCACGATCGTCATCGCGCTGGTCGGCTCGTGGTTCTTCGGCGTCTCGCCGTCGACGATCCTGAACCTGCTGTCGGGCGGCGGCTCGCCGGCCCAGGTCCAGCAGGCGCCGTCGCATCCGCCCGCGAACGACCGCGAGACGCAGTTCGTCCGCACCGTCCTCGGCTATACGGAAGACACGTGGACGCAGATCTTCCGCGCCAACGGCGCCACCTATACGCCGCCGCATCTCGTGCTGTACACGGGCCGCACCGGCACGGGCGGCTGCGGCGTCGGCCAGGCGGCCGTCGGCCCGTTCTATTGCCCGGCCGACCGCAAGGTCTATCTCGACCTGGATTTCTTCCGCATGATGCAGCAGCGCTTCAAGGTCGGCGGCGAATTCACGCAGGCGTACGTGATCGCCCACGAAGTCGGCCACCACGTGCAGAACCTGCTGGGCATCTCGGGCAAGGTCGACAGCGCGCGCCGGCACCTGTCCGAAACCGAGGCCAACGCCGCGTCCGTGCGGCTGGAACTGCAGGCCGACTGTTTCGCCGGCGTGTGGGCCTATCACACGAACCAGGCCAAGCAGATCATCGAGCAGGGCGACGTCGAGTCCGCGCTGAACGCCGCCAGCGCCATCGGCGACGATGCGCTGCAGCGCCAGTCGCGCGGCGTCGTCGTGCCCGATTCGTTTACGCACGGCACGTCGGCCCAGCGGGTGCGCTGGTTCACGCGCGGCCTGCAGACGGGTTCCGTCCAGCAGTGCAACACGTTCGAGGCGCGCCAGCTCTGA
- a CDS encoding zinc-dependent alcohol dehydrogenase: MLAMNYRGPYRVRADYKPDPEIEHPGDAIVRVLRSCICGSDLHLYHGMVPDTRVGHTFGHEFVGEVVDVGRDVQTLKAGDRVLVPFNLFCGSCFFCQRELFGNCHNTNPEATAVGAIYGYSHTAGGYDGGQAEYVRVPMADVGPLPIPDDLHLDDAVLLTDAVPTGYQAAEMGDIQEGDTVVIFGAGPVGIFAAKSAWLMGAGRVIVVDEVEYRLEFVKRYAQCEVVNFREVNDMAEHIKKMTDWMGADVTIDCVGGDAAGSIAQTLTGRLMKMQAGASTVLHWAINCVRKGGNVSIVGVYGPTFNMVPMGNVLNKGLTIRANQASVKRHLPRLIEHIREGRLNPKEIITHRVPLEEVADAYHIFSSKLDNCIKTVLIPPSAREVQAVNATALH; encoded by the coding sequence ATGCTGGCAATGAATTACCGGGGGCCGTATCGCGTCCGCGCCGATTACAAGCCCGATCCCGAGATCGAACATCCGGGCGACGCCATCGTGCGCGTGCTGCGCTCCTGCATCTGCGGGTCCGACCTGCACCTGTACCACGGCATGGTGCCCGACACGCGCGTGGGCCACACGTTCGGCCACGAGTTCGTCGGCGAAGTCGTGGACGTCGGCCGCGACGTGCAGACGCTGAAGGCGGGCGACCGGGTGCTGGTGCCGTTCAACTTGTTCTGCGGGTCCTGCTTCTTTTGCCAGCGCGAGCTCTTCGGCAACTGCCACAACACGAATCCGGAAGCGACGGCCGTCGGCGCCATCTACGGTTATTCGCACACGGCCGGCGGCTATGACGGCGGCCAGGCCGAGTACGTGCGTGTGCCGATGGCCGACGTCGGCCCGCTGCCCATCCCCGACGACCTGCACCTGGACGATGCCGTGCTGCTGACGGACGCCGTGCCGACGGGCTACCAGGCCGCCGAGATGGGCGACATCCAGGAAGGCGACACGGTCGTCATCTTCGGCGCGGGCCCGGTCGGCATCTTCGCGGCGAAGTCCGCGTGGCTGATGGGGGCGGGCAGGGTGATCGTCGTGGACGAGGTCGAGTACCGCCTGGAATTCGTCAAGCGCTATGCCCAATGCGAGGTCGTGAACTTCCGCGAAGTGAACGACATGGCGGAGCACATCAAGAAGATGACGGACTGGATGGGCGCCGACGTCACCATCGACTGCGTGGGCGGCGACGCGGCCGGTTCCATCGCGCAAACCTTGACGGGCCGCCTGATGAAGATGCAGGCCGGCGCCTCGACCGTGCTGCACTGGGCGATCAACTGCGTGCGCAAGGGCGGCAATGTGTCGATCGTGGGCGTGTACGGACCGACCTTCAACATGGTCCCGATGGGCAACGTGCTGAACAAGGGCCTGACGATCCGCGCGAACCAGGCCAGCGTCAAGCGCCACCTGCCGCGTCTCATCGAGCACATCCGCGAAGGGCGGTTGAATCCCAAGGAAATCATCACGCACCGCGTGCCGCTGGAAGAAGTGGCGGACGCGTACCACATCTTCTCGAGCAAGCTCGACAACTGCATCAAGACCGTCCTGATCCCGCCGTCCGCGCGCGAGGTCCAGGCCGTCAACGCCACCGCACTGCACTGA
- a CDS encoding M23 family metallopeptidase: MRWLMTFLLGVLVGAGGLFVWLRQMPPEPAAPAVAVNTGSLPAPPPPGSPLEGKLPPAPQVMPDLTELDLPLRPAATDAPAAAPASPPAAPAGKLLVPVEGIAPSKLTDTYDQPRGNERHHEALDIMAPKGTKVLAVADGKIVKLFTSKPGGLTIYQFDPTEKYAYYYAHLARYADGLQEGAQVKRGDLIGYVGTTGNADPNAPHLHFAVFELTPEKQWWKGTPVDPYPLLQP; this comes from the coding sequence ATGAGATGGTTGATGACCTTCCTGCTCGGCGTGCTGGTAGGCGCGGGCGGCCTGTTCGTCTGGCTGCGCCAGATGCCCCCTGAACCGGCGGCGCCGGCCGTGGCGGTGAACACAGGCTCCCTGCCCGCGCCCCCGCCGCCGGGCAGCCCCCTGGAGGGCAAGCTGCCGCCGGCACCGCAGGTGATGCCGGACCTCACGGAGCTCGACCTCCCGCTGCGTCCCGCCGCCACGGATGCGCCGGCGGCCGCGCCGGCTTCGCCGCCGGCGGCCCCGGCCGGCAAGCTGCTGGTGCCGGTCGAGGGCATCGCGCCGTCGAAACTCACCGACACGTACGACCAGCCGCGCGGCAACGAGCGCCATCACGAAGCGCTGGACATCATGGCGCCCAAGGGCACGAAGGTACTGGCGGTCGCGGACGGCAAGATCGTCAAGCTCTTCACGAGCAAGCCGGGCGGGCTGACGATCTACCAGTTCGATCCGACGGAAAAATACGCCTATTACTATGCGCACCTGGCCCGCTACGCGGACGGCCTGCAGGAAGGCGCGCAGGTCAAGCGGGGCGATCTGATCGGCTATGTGGGGACGACGGGCAACGCCGACCCGAACGCGCCGCACCTGCACTTCGCCGTGTTCGAGCTGACGCCCGAGAAGCAGTGGTGGAAGGGGACGCCGGTGGATCCGTATCCGTTATTGCAGCCATAA
- a CDS encoding L,D-transpeptidase family protein, protein MKTFRIHLLIAVLGSLAGSPAFAQTAPATESDKLLRAQVLLDRAHFSPGEIDGAYGSNMHQALAGYQKTHGLNPTGKLDEATWNALNADQTPTLLTYTLVDADVAGPFRPVPDDMMEKAKLPALGYSTPAEALGEKFHVSPALLAKLNPGKDLGRAGEQILVPNVVGTPALAQAARVVVSKDARILQLQDAAGTILAQYPVSSGSEHDPLPIGHWKIDGVHRNPTYHYNPKLFWDAKPGDKNTTIAAGPNNPVGVVWIDLSKPHYGIHGTPVPASVGKSESHGCIRLTNWSASEVAGLVQPGTEVVLEE, encoded by the coding sequence TTGAAAACATTCCGCATCCACCTACTGATCGCCGTGCTGGGCAGCCTCGCCGGCAGTCCGGCGTTCGCGCAAACGGCGCCCGCGACAGAATCCGACAAGCTGCTGCGCGCGCAGGTGCTGCTCGACCGCGCCCACTTCTCGCCCGGCGAAATCGACGGCGCCTACGGCTCCAACATGCACCAGGCCCTGGCCGGCTACCAAAAAACGCACGGCCTGAACCCGACAGGCAAACTCGACGAGGCCACGTGGAACGCGCTGAACGCCGATCAGACGCCCACGCTGCTCACCTACACGCTGGTCGACGCGGACGTCGCCGGTCCGTTCCGCCCGGTGCCGGACGACATGATGGAAAAGGCCAAGCTGCCCGCACTCGGCTACAGCACGCCGGCGGAAGCCCTCGGCGAGAAATTCCACGTGAGCCCGGCGCTGCTGGCGAAGCTCAATCCCGGCAAGGACCTGGGCCGCGCGGGCGAGCAGATCCTCGTGCCCAACGTCGTCGGCACGCCCGCGCTGGCGCAGGCCGCGCGCGTGGTCGTGTCGAAGGACGCGCGCATCCTCCAGCTGCAGGACGCGGCCGGGACCATCCTCGCGCAATACCCCGTGTCGAGCGGCAGCGAGCATGACCCGCTGCCGATCGGTCACTGGAAGATCGATGGCGTGCACCGCAATCCGACGTACCACTACAACCCCAAGCTGTTCTGGGACGCCAAGCCGGGCGACAAGAACACGACGATCGCGGCCGGCCCGAACAATCCGGTCGGCGTCGTGTGGATCGACCTGTCCAAGCCGCACTACGGCATCCACGGCACCCCGGTGCCGGCCTCGGTCGGCAAGAGCGAATCGCACGGCTGCATCCGCCTGACGAACTGGAGCGCGTCCGAGGTGGCCGGGCTGGTGCAGCCGGGGACGGAAGTGGTGCTGGAGGAATAA
- a CDS encoding 2Fe-2S iron-sulfur cluster-binding protein: MTTLTITLQPSGWSFPADTDTTVLHAAEQAGIDLPSSCRNGTCRTCICRLAGGSVRYLVEWPGLSFDEKREGYILPCVAVAQEDLVVDQRLAKRIVFPD, from the coding sequence ATGACGACGTTGACCATCACCCTGCAGCCCTCCGGCTGGTCCTTCCCGGCCGACACGGACACGACCGTGCTGCACGCCGCCGAACAGGCCGGCATCGACCTGCCCAGCTCGTGCCGCAACGGCACGTGCCGCACGTGCATTTGCCGCCTCGCGGGCGGCAGCGTGCGCTATCTCGTGGAATGGCCGGGGCTGTCGTTCGACGAAAAGCGCGAGGGGTACATCCTGCCTTGCGTCGCGGTGGCGCAGGAAGACCTGGTCGTCGACCAGCGGCTCGCGAAACGGATCGTGTTCCCGGACTGA
- a CDS encoding alpha/beta hydrolase, producing MPRRLLALALSLAMTSTPHAAPMILADYMALSGPAPDATLRYGAAPSQYAELFVPPGKGPFPVAVLVHGGCWTKEYGGITQLRNMAGALAARGIAVWNVEYRRVDEAGGGYPGTYQDMNAALDLLARTARDYPLDVERLVAVGHSAGGQLVQWLAGRPRIPASSPLFRADAVPVRRVVSLGGLADLRRESALLKSSCGREVVDLAGTPSAARPDVFADTNPGDLIPNGSRTILVTGELDTISPPRVAHDFAARARAAGDIAEVVILPGASHYDEVAATSRSWPLVLGAIEAALGPAPR from the coding sequence ATGCCGCGCCGCCTCCTCGCCCTCGCGCTGTCCCTCGCCATGACCTCGACACCCCACGCCGCCCCGATGATCCTCGCCGACTACATGGCGCTGTCCGGCCCCGCCCCCGACGCCACCCTGCGCTACGGCGCGGCGCCGTCGCAGTACGCCGAACTGTTCGTCCCGCCCGGCAAGGGACCGTTTCCCGTGGCCGTGCTCGTGCACGGCGGTTGCTGGACGAAGGAGTACGGCGGCATCACGCAGCTGCGCAATATGGCCGGCGCGCTGGCGGCGCGCGGCATCGCCGTGTGGAACGTGGAATACCGCCGCGTCGACGAGGCCGGCGGCGGCTATCCGGGCACCTACCAGGACATGAACGCCGCCCTCGACCTGCTGGCGCGCACCGCGCGCGACTATCCGCTGGACGTCGAACGCCTCGTGGCCGTCGGGCACTCGGCCGGCGGCCAGCTCGTGCAATGGCTGGCGGGACGGCCCCGCATCCCCGCCTCGAGCCCCCTGTTCCGCGCGGACGCCGTTCCCGTGCGCCGGGTCGTCAGCCTGGGCGGCCTGGCCGACCTGCGCCGCGAATCGGCCCTGCTGAAATCCAGCTGCGGCCGCGAAGTCGTCGATCTGGCCGGCACGCCCAGCGCCGCCCGGCCGGACGTCTTCGCCGACACGAACCCGGGCGACCTGATACCGAACGGCAGCCGCACGATCCTCGTCACCGGGGAACTGGACACCATCTCGCCGCCCCGCGTCGCCCACGATTTCGCGGCCCGGGCCCGCGCCGCCGGCGACATCGCCGAAGTCGTCATCCTGCCCGGCGCCAGCCATTACGACGAAGTGGCCGCGACGTCGCGATCGTGGCCGCTCGTGCTGGGCGCGATCGAAGCGGCGCTCGGGCCGGCGCCGCGCTGA